From Cannabis sativa cultivar Pink pepper isolate KNU-18-1 chromosome 8, ASM2916894v1, whole genome shotgun sequence, a single genomic window includes:
- the LOC115700698 gene encoding calcium-dependent mitochondrial ATP-magnesium/phosphate carrier protein 2, which produces MGESSSSSSSSSSSVTMEHVLLALQETEEERDLRIRSLFNFFDTADGGYLEYSQIESGLSSLQIPPQYKYAKDLLNVCDSNQDGRVDYHEFKRYMDDKELQLYLIFQSIDIEHNGSISPEELWDALLAAGIEIDEDELARFVERMDKDNNGVITFEEWRDFLLLYPHEATIENIYHHWERVCLVDIGEHTVIPEGISKHVHATRYLVAGAVAGATSRTATAPLDRLKVVLQVQTTQARIMPAINEIWKNGKFLGFFRGNGLNVLKVAPESAIKFYTYETIKGIIAKAHGGEEDKAQLSTVDRLFAGGVAGAVAQTAIYPMDLVKTRLQTFVGEAGKVPRLTTLSRDIWVHEGTRAFYRGLVPSLLGIIPYAGIDLAAYEKFKDMSKKYIVEDEPGPFIQLGCGTLSGALGATCVYPLQVVRTRMQAQRSNTDGAYKGMFDVFKRTFMHEGLRGLYKGIFPNMLKVVPSASITYLVYESMKKNLDLE; this is translated from the exons ATGGgagaatcatcatcatcatcatcatcatcgtcaTCGTCTGTGACAATGGAGCATGTTCTCTTGGCTCTGCAAGAAACCGAAGAAGAAAGGGACTTAAGAATTCGAAGTCTATTCAACTTCTTCGACACCGCCGACGGAGGCTACTTAGAATATTCCCAAATTGAGAGCGGTCTCTCCTCTCTTCAAATCCCACCTCAATACAAGTACGCAAAAGATCTTTTAAATGTCTGTGATTCAAACCAAGATGGCAGAGTCGATTACCATGAATTTAAGCGTTATATGGACGATAAAGAGCTTCAACTCTATCTCATTTTTCAATCTATAGATATTGAGCATAATGGCTCTATTTCCCCTGAAGAACTCTGGGATGCACTTCTTGCTGCAG GGATAGAAATTGATGAGGATGAACTAGCTAGGTTTGTGGAGCGTATGGATAAGGATAACAATGGGGTTATTACATTTGAGGAATGGAGGGATTTTCTCTTGCTTTATCCTCATGAAGCAACTATTGAGAATATATATCATCATTGGGAAAGGGTTTGTCTTGTTGATATTGGTGAACATACAGTTATTCCAGAAGGTATAAGTAAACATGTTCATGCTACTAGATATCTTGTAGCTGGAGCTGTTGCTGGTGCTACTTCACGTACTGCTACAGCTCCTTTAGATAGACTTAAGGTTGTTTTACAAGTTCAAACAACTCAGGCTCGTATTATGCCTGCCATTAATGAGATATGGAAGAATGGTAAGTTCTTGGGATTCTTTAGAGGGAATGGTCTTAATGTTCTTAAGGTTGCTCCTGAAAGTGCTATCAAGTTCTACACTTATGAGACCATTAAAGGCATTATAGCTAAAGCTCATGGGGGTGAAGAGGACAAAGCTCAGTTAAGCACTGTCGACCGCCTTTTCGCTGGGGGTGTTGCTGGTGCTGTTGCTCAGACTGCTATATATCCCATGGACCTTGTCAAAACTAGGCTTCAAACTTTTGTGGGTGAAGCTGGAAAAGTTCCTAGGTTGACAACTCTATCAAGAGATATTTGGGTACATGAAGGAACAAGAGCATTCTACAGAGGTCTTGTTCCTTCTCTTCTGGGTATTATCCCTTATGCTGGGATCGACCTTGCTGCATATGAAAAATTTAAAGACATGTCCAAGAAATACATTGTGGAAGATG AGCCTGGCCCTTTTATTCAACTGGGATGTGGGACATTGTCTGGAGCTCTTGGAGCAACATGTGTTTATCCCTTACAAGTTGTGAGAACTAG AATGCAAGCTCAGAGGAGCAACACAGATGGTGCCTATAAAGGAATGTTTGATGTATTTAAGAGAACTTTCATGCATGAAGGGCTTAGAGGTCTCTATAAAGGAATATTTCCTAATATGCTTAAAGTTGTTCCATCTGCAAGTATAACTTATCTGGTTTATgaatccatgaaaaagaatcTTGATCTAGAATAA
- the LOC115699621 gene encoding uncharacterized protein LOC115699621 isoform X1: MSVSEPNIMASPSFTTTQPPTPIKSDNPRRFPQAQAHEDDFNTVGATLSCPYGHGSCPLKVSRSQANPGRPYYSCSTQFCRFFKWASSENNNNNNHANDVVVGGVKRHRILPHDYPDCRCGAGKCKLLFDKNGAQNYFVCPIEKGHGACSFKVQAMANSSTTPGIVSSVLNEDNQVSFENQKRTKFDSNVVVMVENNNNNNNNNNSPPDQPDQPSTPVQMGIGNEEKEKESEQEQELEYVNVEKTLQVSCLKSDTIQFGQTEFLNQISADSDPAKQILGRLVLGWLGRLAFPPSGTLTMPQQARPFLCCVFPSLDPIYVPKATGVGAVNSRVLNESSHGVSDTSRQIVSRDSECGGILMELSSIKNVGGGVGERVLDEFMGPISEALGEAGLLVQNQLLSILESTNPVNHNSMREAANKTFSVLKLLSIDHRAFSERVRKFISCAAEFAKIEYEWRKKGEVVMWLPGKIEDLYENEKAKLDEIAEIERETMAAIAASDKGVECVAEEVMQVREKLVGMEKELRHRKIENEELKCRAGMIKEDMEEAKKKMEKARAAKTVHEERAAAIEALEMARLHLRHNH; encoded by the exons atgtcagtTTCTGAGCCAAATATCATGGCTTCCCCTTCATTTACTACTACTCAACCACCTACTCCAATTAAGAGTGATAACCCTAGAAGATTTCCTCAAGCTCAAGCTCATGAGGATGATTTCAACACTGTCGGTGCCACTCTCAGCTGCCCTTACGGCCATGGAAGCTGTCCACTCAAGGTTTCTCGCTCACAAGCCAACCCTGGAAGACCTTACTACTCTTGCTCTACTCAATTTTGTAGATTCTTCAAATGGGCTTcttctgaaaataataataataacaatcacgCCAATGATGTTGTTGTTGGTGGGGTTAAACGCCACCGGATTCTTCCTCATGATTATCCTGATTGTCGTTGTGGTGCCGGAAAATGTAAGCTTTTGTTTGACAAAAATGGCGCCCAAAATTACTTTGTTTGCCCTATTGAAAAG GGACATGGAGCTTGTAGTTTTAAAGTTCAGGCCATGGCTAATAGTTCTACTACACCTGGAATTGTGAGCTCTGTGTTGAATGAGGATAATCAAGTTAGCTTTGAGAATCAAAAGAGAACTAAATTTGACTCAAATGTAGTTGTGATGgtggaaaataataataataataataataataataatagtccTCCTGATCAACCTGATCAACCATCTACACCTGTACAAATGGGGATTGGAaatgaagagaaagagaaagagtcaGAGCAAGAGCAAGAGTTGGAATATGTAAACGTAGAGAAAACACTCCAAGTTTCTTGTTTAAAATCAGATACAATTCAATTTGGCCAAACTGAGTTTCTGAACCAGATTTCTGCAGATTCAG ATCCTGCTAAACAAATACTAGGTAGGCTTGTTTTGGGTTGGTTGGGGAGGCTTGCATTCCCACCTTCTGGAACCCTTACTATGCCTCAACAAGCAAGGCCTTTCTTATGCT GTGTTTTTCCATCATTGGATCCAATCTATGTCCCCAAGGCCACTGGTGTGGGTGCAGTTAATTCGAGAGTCTTAAATGAATCTTCTCATGGTGTTTCAGATACATCTAGACAAATTGTGAGTCGGGATTCTGAATGCGGCGGCATTTTAATGGAGCTCTCGAGCATTAAGAATGTTGGTGGTGGTGTAGGAGAAAGAGTACTAGATGAATTCATGGGACCAATCTCAGAAGCGCTTGGGGAAGCAGGATTGCTTGTGCAAAATCAGCTGCTGAGTATTCTCGAGTCCACGAATCCAGTGAACCACAATTCGATGAGAGAAGCAGCGAACAAGACATTTTCTGTCTTGAAACTTCTCTCAATTGATCATAGGGCGTTTTCTGAGCGTGTGAGGAAGTTCATTTCGTGTGCAGCAGAGTTTGCTAAGATAGAATATGAGTGGAGGAAAAAGGGTGAAGTAGTAATGTGGCTTCCAGGAAAGATTGAGGATTTGTATGAGAATGAGAAGGCTAAGCTTGATGAGATAGCGGAAATTGAAAGGGAGACGATGGCTGCAATCGCTGCTTCTGATAAGGGAGTGGAGTGTGTTGCAGAAGAGGTAATGCAAGTGAGGGAAAAGCTTGTTGGGATGGAGAAAGAGTTGAGGCATAGGAAGATAGAAAATGAGGAACTGAAATGTCGAGCGGGAATGATAAAAGAGGATATGGAAGAGGCGAAAAAGAAGATGGAGAAAGCAAGAGCAGCAAAGACGGTGCATGAAGAGCGAGCTGCTGCAATTGAAGCATTGGAAATGGCCAGGCTTCACCTTAGACACAATCACTAA
- the LOC115699621 gene encoding uncharacterized protein LOC115699621 isoform X2: protein MSVSEPNIMASPSFTTTQPPTPIKSDNPRRFPQAQAHEDDFNTVGATLSCPYGHGSCPLKVSRSQANPGRPYYSCSTQFCRFFKWASSENNNNNNHANDVVVGGVKRHRILPHDYPDCRCGAGKCKLLFDKNGAQNYFVCPIEKGHGACSFKVQAMANSSTTPGIVSSVLNEDNQVSFENQKRTKFDSNVVVMVENNNNNNNNNNSPPDQPDQPSTPVQMGIGNEEKEKESEQEQELEYVNVEKTLQVSCLKSDTIQFGQTEFLNQISADSGVFPSLDPIYVPKATGVGAVNSRVLNESSHGVSDTSRQIVSRDSECGGILMELSSIKNVGGGVGERVLDEFMGPISEALGEAGLLVQNQLLSILESTNPVNHNSMREAANKTFSVLKLLSIDHRAFSERVRKFISCAAEFAKIEYEWRKKGEVVMWLPGKIEDLYENEKAKLDEIAEIERETMAAIAASDKGVECVAEEVMQVREKLVGMEKELRHRKIENEELKCRAGMIKEDMEEAKKKMEKARAAKTVHEERAAAIEALEMARLHLRHNH, encoded by the exons atgtcagtTTCTGAGCCAAATATCATGGCTTCCCCTTCATTTACTACTACTCAACCACCTACTCCAATTAAGAGTGATAACCCTAGAAGATTTCCTCAAGCTCAAGCTCATGAGGATGATTTCAACACTGTCGGTGCCACTCTCAGCTGCCCTTACGGCCATGGAAGCTGTCCACTCAAGGTTTCTCGCTCACAAGCCAACCCTGGAAGACCTTACTACTCTTGCTCTACTCAATTTTGTAGATTCTTCAAATGGGCTTcttctgaaaataataataataacaatcacgCCAATGATGTTGTTGTTGGTGGGGTTAAACGCCACCGGATTCTTCCTCATGATTATCCTGATTGTCGTTGTGGTGCCGGAAAATGTAAGCTTTTGTTTGACAAAAATGGCGCCCAAAATTACTTTGTTTGCCCTATTGAAAAG GGACATGGAGCTTGTAGTTTTAAAGTTCAGGCCATGGCTAATAGTTCTACTACACCTGGAATTGTGAGCTCTGTGTTGAATGAGGATAATCAAGTTAGCTTTGAGAATCAAAAGAGAACTAAATTTGACTCAAATGTAGTTGTGATGgtggaaaataataataataataataataataataatagtccTCCTGATCAACCTGATCAACCATCTACACCTGTACAAATGGGGATTGGAaatgaagagaaagagaaagagtcaGAGCAAGAGCAAGAGTTGGAATATGTAAACGTAGAGAAAACACTCCAAGTTTCTTGTTTAAAATCAGATACAATTCAATTTGGCCAAACTGAGTTTCTGAACCAGATTTCTGCAGATTCAG GTGTTTTTCCATCATTGGATCCAATCTATGTCCCCAAGGCCACTGGTGTGGGTGCAGTTAATTCGAGAGTCTTAAATGAATCTTCTCATGGTGTTTCAGATACATCTAGACAAATTGTGAGTCGGGATTCTGAATGCGGCGGCATTTTAATGGAGCTCTCGAGCATTAAGAATGTTGGTGGTGGTGTAGGAGAAAGAGTACTAGATGAATTCATGGGACCAATCTCAGAAGCGCTTGGGGAAGCAGGATTGCTTGTGCAAAATCAGCTGCTGAGTATTCTCGAGTCCACGAATCCAGTGAACCACAATTCGATGAGAGAAGCAGCGAACAAGACATTTTCTGTCTTGAAACTTCTCTCAATTGATCATAGGGCGTTTTCTGAGCGTGTGAGGAAGTTCATTTCGTGTGCAGCAGAGTTTGCTAAGATAGAATATGAGTGGAGGAAAAAGGGTGAAGTAGTAATGTGGCTTCCAGGAAAGATTGAGGATTTGTATGAGAATGAGAAGGCTAAGCTTGATGAGATAGCGGAAATTGAAAGGGAGACGATGGCTGCAATCGCTGCTTCTGATAAGGGAGTGGAGTGTGTTGCAGAAGAGGTAATGCAAGTGAGGGAAAAGCTTGTTGGGATGGAGAAAGAGTTGAGGCATAGGAAGATAGAAAATGAGGAACTGAAATGTCGAGCGGGAATGATAAAAGAGGATATGGAAGAGGCGAAAAAGAAGATGGAGAAAGCAAGAGCAGCAAAGACGGTGCATGAAGAGCGAGCTGCTGCAATTGAAGCATTGGAAATGGCCAGGCTTCACCTTAGACACAATCACTAA
- the LOC115700696 gene encoding polyketide synthase 3-like: MNHLRAEGPASVLAIGTANPENILIQDEFPDYYFRVTKSEHMTQLKEKFRKICDKSMIRKRNCFLNEEHLKQNPRLAEHEMQTLDARQDMLVVEVPKLGKDACAKAIKEWGQPKSKITHLIFTSASTTDMPGADYHCAKLLGLSPSVKRVMMYQLGCYGGGTVLRIAKDIAENNKGARVLAVCCDIMACLFRGPSDSDLELLVGQAIFGDGAAAVIVGAEPDESVGERPIFELVSTGQTILPNSEGTIGGHIREAGLIFDLHKDVPMLISNNIEKCLIEAFTPIGISDWNSIFWITHPGGKAILDKVEEKLHLKSDKFVDSRHVLSEHGNMSSSTVLFVMDELRKRSLEEGKSTTGDGFEWGVLFGFGPGLTVERVVVRSVPIKY, translated from the exons atgaatcaTCTTCGTGCTGAGGGTCCGGCCTCCGTTCTCGCCATCGGCACCGCCAATCCGGAGAACATTTTAATACAAGATGAGTTTCCCGACTACTACTTTCGGGTCACCAAAAGTGAACACATGACTCAACTCAAAGaaaagtttcgaaaaatat gTGACAAAAGTATGATAAGGAAACGTAACTGTTTCTTAAATGAAGAACACCTAAAGCAAAACCCAAGATTGGCGGAGCACGAGATGCAAACTCTGGATGCACGTCAAGACATGTTGGTAGTTGAGGTTCCAAAACTTGGGAAGGATGCTTGTGCAAAGGCCATCAAAGAATGGGGTCAACCCAAGTCTAAAATCACTCATTTAATCTTCACTAGCGCATCAACCACTGACATGCCCGGTGCAGACTACCATTGCGCTAAGCTTCTCGGACTGAGTCCCTCAGTGAAGCGTGTGATGATGTATCAACTAGGCTGTTATGGTGGTGGAACCGTTCTACGCATTGCCAAGGACATAGCAGAGAATAACAAAGGCGCACGAGTTCTCGCCGTGTGTTGTGACATAATGGCTTGCTTGTTTCGTGGGCCTTCAGATTCTGACCTCGAATTACTAGTGGGACAAGCTATCTTTGGTGATGGGGCTGCTGCGGTAATTGTTGGAGCTGAACCCGATGAGTCAGTTGGCGAAAGGCCGATATTTGAGTTGGTGTCAACTGGGCAAACAATCTTACCAAACTCGGAAGGAACTATTGGGGGACATATAAGGGAAGCAGGACTGATATTTGATTTACATAAAGATGTGCCTATGTTGATCTCTAATAATATTGAGAAATGTTTGATTGAGGCATTTACTCCTATTGGGATTAGTGATTGGAACTCCATATTTTGGATTACACACCCAGGTGGGAAAGCTATTTTGGACAAAGTGGAGGAGAAGTTGCATCTAAAGAGTGATAAGTTTGTGGATTCACGTCATGTGCTGAGTGAGCATGGGAATATGTCTAGCTCAACTGTCTTGTTTGTTATGGATGAGTTGAGGAAGAGGTCGTTGGAGGAAGGGAAGTCTACCACTGGAGATGGATTTGAGTGGGGTGTTCTTTTTGGGTTTGGACCAGGTTTGACTGTCGAAAGAGTGGTCGTGCGTAGTGTTCCcatcaaatattaa
- the LOC133030644 gene encoding uncharacterized protein LOC133030644 codes for MVEQLENTSKKLDPEIDINNAKLITDKQHPEVEKGQAYKDKETLKNVLSYYAIKNNFQYKVWKSCSQEYDAKCVYESCNWSLRASRNGPTNTFIIRRFSNMHTCPINIRHEDQRQATSKLIGECIKPKFLNIKTKATAMDIKGELKYRFGIKMNYMKAWRSKEHAVNDLRGNASDSYSLIPSFLHMVEKTNPGSFVDLKTAEDNSLLFVFMALDASIKGWGACRPIVVVDGTFLKAAYEEL; via the exons ATGGTAGAACAACttgaaaacaccagtaaaaaacTGGATCCAGAAATTGACATCAACAATGCAAAGTTAATAACAGACAAGCAACACCCCGAAGTGGAAAAAGGACAggcatacaaagacaaagaaacactaAAAAATGTCCTCAGCTACTACGCAATCAAAAACAACTTTCAGTACAAAGTGTGGAAGTCCTGCTCTCAAGAATACGATGCGAAATGTGTTTATGAAAGCTGCAATTGGTCACTAAGAGCATCGAGAAATGGGCCAACAAACACATTCATAATCAGGAG gtTCTCAAATATGCACACATGCCCCATAAATATAAGGCATGAAGACCAAAGGCAAGCAACATCGAAACTGATAGGGGAATGCATAAAACCGAAGTTCTTGAACATAAAGACCAAGGCAACAGCGATGGACATAAAAGGGGAGTTGAAATACAGATTTGGCATCAAAATGAACTATATGAAAGCTTGGAGAAGTAAGGAACATGCAGTAAACGACTTGAGAGGAAATGCTAGTGACTCGTACAGCCTAATACCGAGTTTCTTACACATGGTGGAAAAAACAAATCCTGGATCATTTGTGGATCTGAAAACGGCAGAAGACAACAGCTTGCTCTTTGTTTTCATGGCGTTGGATGCATCCATAAAAGGGTGGGGAGCATGCAGACCGATAGTTGTTGTGGACGGAACGTTCCTCAAAGCAGCTTATGAAGAACTATGA
- the LOC115699293 gene encoding polyketide synthase 4 (The RefSeq protein has 3 substitutions compared to this genomic sequence) has translation MNHLRAEGPASVLAIGTANPENILIQDEFPDYYFRVTKSEHMTQLKEKFRKICDKSMIRKRNCFLNEEHLKQNPRLAEHEMQTLDARQDMLVVEVPKLGKDACAKAIKEWGQPKSKITHLIFTSASTTDMPGADYHCAKLLGLSPSVKRVMMYQLGCYGGGTVLRIAKDIAENNKGARVLAVCCDIMACLFRGPSDSDLELLVGQAIFGDGAAAVIVGAEPDESVGERPIFELVSTGQTILPNSEGTIGGHIREAGLIFDLHKDVPMLISNNIEKCLIEAFTPIGISDWNSIFWITHPGGKAILDKVEEKLDLKKEKFVDSRHVLSEHGNMSSSTVLFVMDELRKRSLEEGKSTTGDGFEWGVLFGFGPGLTVERVVVRSVPIKY, from the exons atgaatcaTCTTCGTGCTGAGGGTCCGGCCTCCGTTCTCGCCATCGGCACCGCCAATCCGGAGAACATTTTAATACAAGATGAGTTTCCCGACTACTACTTTCGGGTCACCAAAAGTGAACACATGACTCAACTCAAAGaaaagtttcgaaaaatat gTGACAAAAGTATGATAAGGAAACGTAACTGTTTCTTAAATGAAGAACACCTAAAGCAAAACCCAAGATTGGCGGAGCACGAGATGCAAACTCTGGATGCACGTCAAGACATGTTGGTAGTTGAGGTTCCAAAACTTGGGAAGGATGCTTGTGCAAAGGCCATCAAAGAATGGGGTCAACCCAAGTCTAAAATCACTCATTTAATCTTCACTAGCGCATCAACCACTGACATGCCCGGTGCAGACTACCATTGCGCTAAGCTTCTCGGACTGAGTCCCTCAGTGAAGCGTGTGATGATGTATCAACTAGGCTGTTATGGTGGTGGAACCGTTCTACGCATTGCCAAGGACATAGCAGAGAATAACAAAGGCGCACGAGTTCTCGCCGTGTGTTGTGACATAATGGCTTGCTTGTTTCGTGGGCCTTCAGATTCTGACCTCGAATTACTAGTGGGACAAGCTATCTTTGGTGATGGGGCTGCTGCGGTAATTGTTGGAGCTGAACCCGATGAGTCAGTTGGCGAAAGGCCGATATTTGAGTTGGTGTCAACTGGGCAAACAATCTTACCAAACTCGGAAGGAACTATTGGGGGACATATAAGGGAAGCAGGACTGATATTTGATTTACATAAAGATGTGCCTATGTTGATCTCTAATAATATTGAGAAATGTTTGATTGAGGCATTTACTCCTATTGGGATTAGTGATTGGAACTCCATATTTTGGATTACACACCCAGGTGGGAAAGCTATTTTGGACAAAGTGGAGGAGAAGTTGCATCTAAAGAGTGATAAGTTTGTGGATTCACGTCATGTGCTGAGTGAGCATGGGAATATGTCTAGCTCAACTGTCTTGTTTGTTATGGATGAGTTGAGGAAGAGGTCGTTGGAGGAAGGGAAGTCTACCACTGGAGATGGATTTGAGTGGGGTGTTCTTTTTGGGTTTGGACCAGGTTTGACTGTCGAAAGAGTGGTCGTGCGTAGTGTTCCcatcaaatattaa